One Setaria viridis chromosome 3, Setaria_viridis_v4.0, whole genome shotgun sequence DNA window includes the following coding sequences:
- the LOC117849969 gene encoding calreticulin-3 translates to MGRAFLHRALVLASLLLLASGEIFFEERFDDGWEHRWVRSDWKKSQGQAGTFRHTAGTYSGDPDDKGIQTTGDARHFAISAKFPEFSNKNRTLVIQYSLKIEQDIECGGAYIKLMSGYLNQKKFGGDTPYSFMFGPDICGDQKKKLHLILSYQGQNYPIKKELKCEADKLTHFYTFILRPDATYSLLIDNREREFGSMYTDWDILPPRRIKDVNAKKPKDWDDREYIEDPDQVKPEGYDSIPKEIPDPKDKKPESWDDDDNGIWKPRMIPNPEYKGPWKRKKIKNPNYKGKWKTPWIDNPEFEDDPDLYVLKPLQYVGIEVWQVKAGSVFDNILICDDPDYARHVVDETFAANKEAEKEAFEGAEKKRKAREEEEARRAREEGERRRRERDRDRGRDRFRDRYKRHRHYDYHDEL, encoded by the exons ATGGgccgcgccttcctccaccGCGCGCTGGTCCTCGCGTCGttgctcctcctcgcctccggcGAGATCTTCTTCGAGGAGCGATTCGATG ATGGGTGGGAGCACCGTTGGGTGAGATCAGATTGGAAGAAGAGCCAAGGACAAGCCGGAACGTTCCGCCACACAGCGGGAACCTATTCTGGAGATCCTGATGATAAAG GTATACAAACAACTGGGGATGCCAGACATTTTGCTATATCAGCAAAATTCCCGGAATTTAGTAACAAGAACCGAACATTGGTGATCCAGTACTCTCTAAAGATTGAGCAGGATATTGAATGTGGTGGTGCTTACATCAAACTTATGTCTGGCTATCTCAACCAGAAGAAATTTGGGGGCGACACTCCTTACAG CTTCATGTTTGGGCCTGATATATGTGGGGACCAGAAAAAGAAGCTTCATCTCATACTTTCATACCAAGGGCAAAACTACCCTatcaagaaagagctaaaaTGTGAAGCAGACAAGTTGACACATTTTTACACATTTATTCTCAGACCTGATGCCACTTATAGCCTCCTTATTGATAACCGGGAGAGAGAATTCGGGAGCATGTACACTGACTGGGATATCCTTCCTCCTCGTAGGATCAAAGATGTTAATGCAAAAAAG CCAAAAGATTGGGATGACAGGGAATATATTGAAGATCCTGATCAAGTTAAGCCAGAG GGATATGATTCAATTCCTAAAGAGATACCTGATCCAAAGGACAAAAAG CCTGAATCATGGGATGATGACGACAATGGTATATGGAAGCCCAGAATGATACCTAATCCAGAATACAAGGGACCATGGAAGCGGAAG AAAATTAAGAATCCTAACTACAAAGGAAAGTGGAAGACCCCATGGATTGACAATCCAG AGTTTGAGGATGACCCAGACCTATACGTTCTGAAACCTTTGCAGTATGTGGGGATTGAAGTCTGGCAG GTCAAAGCTGGTTCTGTTTTTGACAACATTTTGATTTGCGATGATCCCGACTATGCAAGACATGTTGTAGACGAAACTTTTGCTGCAAATAAGGAG GCTGAAAAGGAGGCCTTTGAAGGAGCtgaaaagaagaggaaggctaGAGAAGAAGAG GAAGCACGGCGGGCGCGAGAGGAAGGGGAGAGACGAAGGCGAGAAAGGGATAGGGACCGTGGCAGGGACCGTTTCAGGGATAGATACAAG CGTCATAGGCACTACGACTACCAT GACGAGCTGTAG
- the LOC140222358 gene encoding large ribosomal subunit protein eL38z/eL38y, with protein MPKQIHEIKDFLLTARRKDARSVRIKRSKDAVKFKVRCSKYLYTLCVFDTEKANKLKQSLPPGLSVQEV; from the exons ATG CCGAAGCAAATCCATGAGATCAAGGATTTCCTTCTGACAGCGAGGAGGAAGGATGCCCGCTCCGTGAGGATCAAGAGGAGCAAGGATGCCGTCAAGTTCAAGGTTCGCTGCTCCAAGTACCTCTACACACTGTGTGTGTTCGACACTGAGAAGGCCAACAAGCTGAAGCAGTCTCTCCCTCCTG GCTTGAGCGTGCAGGAGGTTTAA
- the LOC117848092 gene encoding uncharacterized protein, giving the protein MACGGGRAAHKAFLLCNYTLLGAASACIFLTLSLRLAPSPCGLLLLFLHALTAVFAAAGCSGSFTDGGAGAGRAHAAHTAGAVLTAIFQGAAALLAFTRTADFLAELRSYVREEDGEIILKLVGGLGTAIFVLEWAALALAFALRLDDDGAEEADQVTKLTMSDSALIQHCRA; this is encoded by the coding sequence atggcgtgcggcggcggacgcgcggCACACAAGGCGTTCCTGCTGTGCAACTACACGCTGCTGGGCGCCGCGTCGGCGTGCATCTTCCTCACGCTCTCGCTCCGTCTCGCGCCGTCCCCGTGcggcctgctcctcctcttcctccacgcGCTCACCGCCGTCTTCGCCGCCGCGGGGTGCTCGGGCTCCTtcacggacggcggcgcgggcgccggccgcgcgcacgcCGCGCACACCGCGGGTGCCGTCCTCACCGCCATCTTCCAGGGCGCCGCCGCACTGCTCGCCTTCACCCGCACCGCCGACTTCCTCGCCGAGCTGCGCTCCTACGTccgggaggaggacggcgagatCATCCTCAAGCTCGTCGGCGGGCTTGGCACCGCCATCTTCGTCCTCGAGTGGGCCGCGCTCGCGCTTGCCTTTGCGCTCCGGCTCGACGACGATGGCGCCGAGGAAGCCGATCAGGTTACCAAACTTACCATGTCCGATTCTGCTCTGATCCAGCATTGCAGAGCCTGA
- the LOC117848091 gene encoding ribosome production factor 2 homolog, whose amino-acid sequence MVAAIRVPKTKRARRELLKHAPKLVETGKKTLILHGTKTSAVLNSVLSDIYHLKRDNAVKYTKKNDNIRPFESGGESSLEFFSLKTDCSLIVYGSHSKKRPNNLILGRTYDHHIYDLVEVGVENYKSMESYVYDKKLAPKLGSKPFFAFIGEHFESSELKHLKEVLLDLFRGEVVENLNLAGVDRIYVCTAISPTTVYMMHCALRLKRSGTSIPRMELVEVGPSMDLVVRRHRLPVESLKKEAMKTAEHAKKVKNVTKDPVQGRLGKVYMPDQQVGKLTLSNDIKGLKRERREAKKNKEHSKKQKVNPE is encoded by the exons ATGGTGGCGGCGATTAGGGTGCCCAAGACCAAGCGCGCCAGGCGGGAGCTCCTCAAGCACGCGCCCAAGCTC GTTGAGACCGGCAAGAAGACGCTGATCCTCCATGGTACCAAGACTAGTGCTGTGTTGAACTCTGTGTTGTCCGATATTTACCACCTGAAGCGTGATAATGCTGTGAAGTACACCAAGAAGAATGACAACATCAGGCCTTTTGAAAGTGGTGGAGAATCTTCTCTGGAGTTTTTCTCCCTCAAGACAGACTGCAGCCTTATAGTG TATGGTTCTCATTCAAAAAAGAGGCCCAACAATCTGATTTTGGGAAGAACGTATGACCATCACATATATGACCTTGTTGAAGTAGGAGTTGAGAACTACAAATCGATGGAATCTTATGTTTATGATAAGAAGCTGGCACCAAAACTTGGATCAAAGCCTTTCTTTGCCTTCATAGGAGAACACTTTGAGAGCTCTGAGCTGAAGCATTTGAAAGAAGTGCTGCTTGATCTTTTTAGAGGAGAG GTTGTAGAGAACTTAAACCTTGCGGGTGTAGATCGGATCTATGTGTGCACAGCAATCTCTCCTACTACTGTCTACATGATGCATTGTGCTCTCCGCCTAAAAAGATCAGGCACATCTATTCCTAGAATGGAGCTGGTTGAAGTTGGACCTTCAATGGATCTGGTGGTTAGGAGGCACAGGCTTCCAGTTGAAAGCTTGAAGAAAGAAGCTATGAAGACTGCTGAACATGCTAAGAAG GTGAAAAATGTCACCAAGGATCCAGTGCAGGGCAGGTTGGGCAAGGTCTACATGCCAGACCAACAG GTTGGAAAGTTGACCTTATCGAACGACATTAAGGGACTGAAGAGGGAGCGCCGCGAGGCCAAGAAAAACAAGGAGCACTCAAAGAAGCAAAAGGTCAACCCTGAGTAA
- the LOC117848090 gene encoding GDSL esterase/lipase At2g27360 — translation MDLTLLPVVFFILSCLLSDVSSAPSRNITSMFTLGDSHIDTGNALIMAAPVIPVWIDKPPYGESFFGHPSGRFSDGRVITDFIAETLGLPFLPAYLASSPNDVSQQGVNLAVGGATAIEVAFFETNGLVPFKLLNNSLDVQLGWFEQIKPSVCDNGALDCLGKALFFVGELGVNDYNFIWMAGKTDDQVKTYVPKVVDTISMAVERLINEGAVYIVVPGNPPTGCSPAILTFRLSPNKTEYDHIGCLRDVNAVARYHNLLLRAAVGSLRGRYPHARIVFADFYDPIIRILENPGQFGFACDALKACCGTGGAYNWDPSAFCGMPGVAACENPAAYVSWDGVHYTEATNRYVAEGWLRGPYADPPILSALQPRPH, via the exons ATGGACCTCACACTTCTCCCCgtcgtcttcttcatcctctcttGTCTACTCTCTGACGTGAGCTCTGCCCCATCACGCAACATCACCTCCATGTTTACCCTCGGAGACTCCCACATTGACACCGGCAACGCTCTCATCATGGCGGCTCCGGTGATCCCTGTGTGGATCGACAAGCCCCCTTACGGCGAGAGTTTCTTCGGTCACCCCTCCGGCCGCTTCAGCGACGGGAGAGTCATCACCGATTTCATCG CTGAGACGCTTGGCCTCCCGTTCCTCCCGGCCTACCTGGCCAGCAGCCCGAACGACGTCTCCCAACAAGGCGTGAACTtggccgtcggcggcgcgacggcgatcGAGGTCGCCTTCTTCGAGACGAACGGCCTGGTCCCGTTCAAGCTCCTCAACAACTCGCTGGACGTGCAGCTGGGCTGGTTCGAGCAGATCAAGCCATCGGTTTGCGACAACGGCGCATTGGATTGTCTTGGCAAGGCGCTCTTCTTCGTTGGGGAGCTCGGGGTGAACGACTACAACTTCATCTGGATGGCGGGGAAGACCGATGACCAAGTCAAGACGTACGTGCCCAAAGTCGTTGACACCATTTCCATGGCCGTGGAG AGGCTGATCAACGAAGGGGCAGTTTACATCGTGGTGCCGGGCAACCCGCCGACGGGGTGCTCACCGGCCATCCTCACCTTCCGGTTGAGCCCCAACAAGACGGAGTACGACCACATCGGGTGCCTGCGCGACGTGAACGCCGTCGCCAGGTACCACAACCTGCTGCTCCGCGCGGCCGTGGGCAGCCTCAGGGGCAGGTACCCGCACGCCAGGATCGTCTTCGCCGACTTCTACGACCCCATCATCAGGATCCTCGAGAACCCCGGCCAATTCG GCTTCGCCTGTGACGCTCTGAAGGCGTGctgcggcaccggcggcgcctACAACTGGGACCCCAGCGCCTTCTGCGGCATGCCCGGGGTGGCGGCGTGCGAGAACCCGGCGGCGTACGTGAGCTGGGACGGGGTGCACTACACGGAGGCCACCAACCGCTACGTCGCCGAGGGGTGGCTCCGCGGCCCTTACGCTGATCCGCCGATACTCAGCGCTCTTCAGCCGAGACCACACTGA